The following nucleotide sequence is from Ensifer adhaerens.
GCGGATGAGCGGCCATGACGCCGCCTCGCTCACGACGGGCGCCCGCGCGGCCATATCAGTGTCCTGGGTTCTGGTGCCAGGACTGGTCGGCTTTGCACTCGCCGGCGGCGACAGCATGCTGCCGGCCTATCTGCTCGCCTGTCTCGGCTGCCTCGCCAATCTGCTGATCGTCTATTTTAAACTGCCCAACGAAAGCGGGGCCGACGCATCGCTCGGCAAGCGGTTTTCTTACTGGACGTCTTTTCGGGAGATCCTGGCGCCAGGGATTTTCCTGCGCGTCATCGCCGTTGCGATCATCACCTCGTCGCTGCACGTCAACGCCGCCGTGCTGCCCCTGATCATGACTGACGAGATCGGCGGCAGCGTCACCGATATCGGCATCATCGTTGGGATCGTCGCTTTCCTCGAAGTCGTGTTCATCTTCGTCTGGGCGCGCATCCAGCTGAGCCTTGTTCCATTCAAGGCGCTGGCGCTCGGAACCGCGATCTACATCGGCTACATGGTGCTGCTCGGCTTCTCGACGGCGACCTGGCAGATCTACGCGCTCACCTTGATCAGTGCCTTTGGTGCCGCCGCGTTGATCACGATCCCGATCAGCTACCTCCAGGACCTGATTGCCGACCGCCCGGGCCTCGGAAGCTCATTGCTCGCCGTGAACCTCTTCCTGAGCGGCGGCCTTTGCGCCGGGCTTTTTGCGCTCGGCACGCGGATCAGCGACTATTCGGGCACGGCGCTGCTTGGCGGCGCCGCAGGCCTTGCCGGGCTGGTGCTGCTGCTCGCGCTCGACGGCGATAAAACAGGGAAGAAAACATTCCGCCGCTCGTGAATTAGTCCCAGGGCTCATCGACAAAACTGCAGGTGAACTTTGTCTGGTTGTCCTGGAGACATCTCTTCTTTTGATCGGCGAGGATCATGATCCTCGCGAAGAAGCGCGAAAAGTCGGCCTTGCTGGAGGTAAACGTGGCTATCCCCAAAGCGTGCGCCTGGGCCTGCGCCACGCAGGTCGCCAATTCCTGATCGGGGACATCGCTGTTTGCAACGATGACAGCGCGGTCAAATCGCCCTTCCGCGGAATAGTTCACGGCGGAAGCGCAATTTGGTACGCCAGTTGCTGCAGTATCGTTCAGCAGCCGCTCGTAGTAGGGGTCGAAGCCGAAATCTTCAATTTTGCTGACGTCGACCCGGCCATTCTTGACGACATCCTTTCTGAAGATCACGCCGATGGTGTTTCTTCCGAGGCCCGGTTGGGCCTTGGTCTCAATTCCGGCGGCCATGGCGATCATTTGAATTGTCGAGAAGACCACGTCCCTCTTCTTGGTCTCCCCTTGGCTCATTCCGACGCCAATAAATTCCGGGAAGGCGGTAAAGTGCCGTTCTCCGTTGCGAACAGGGCCGAAGAAACTCACGTTTTGAGCGACCGCAGACGAGGCAACAAAGACGCTCGCAAGAAGCCCGGTGGCAAACATAAGATGTCTAATGGTTCTTCTCCCGTACCCGCCCCAGCGCATGAAGCCTTCTCATAAAAAACCAGCGCTCGCGTGAGCGAACAGAGATGTTCTGCAACGCGTCGCCAGCAATGCGATGGCATCTCGATTTTTCTAGCATTGCTATCAACAGCTGCAAGGCGCCGGAGCGAGGAAGACGCAGTCCTGACGCTAGTCTCATCAAAAAGTGATTGGGGCGCCTTTCGGCGCCCCAATCAGTATGTCCGTGAGTATGTCGGTCGAGAGCGGATCAGTTGCCGAGAATGCCCGGCAGGCGCAGGCCCTTTTCCTTGGCGCAATCGAGCGCAATGTCGTAGCCCGCATCGGCATGGCGCATGACGCCGGTTGCCGGGTCGTTCCAGAGCACGCGTTCGAGGCGCTTGGCCGCATCGTCGGTACCATCGGCGCAGATGACGACGCCCGAATGCTGCGAGAAGCCCATGCCGACGCCGCCGCCGTGGTGCAGCGACACCCAGGTGGCGCCCGATGCGGTGTTGAGCAGGGCGTTGAGCAGCGGCCAGTCCGAAACAGCGTCCGAGCCGTCCTTCATCGCTTCGGTCTCGCGGTTCGGCGAGGCGACCGAGCCGGAATCGAGGTGGTCGCGGCCGATGACGACCGGCGCCTTCAGTTCGCCGTTCTTGACCATTTCGTTGAAGGCGAGGCCGAGGCGGTGGCGATCGCCGAGGCCGACCCAGCAGATGCGCGCCGGCAGGCCCTGGAAGGCGATGCGCTCACGTGCCATGTCCAGCCAGTTGTGCAGGTGCTTGTTGTCGGGAAGCAGTTCCTTGACCTTGGCGTCGGTCTTATAGATGTCTTCGGGATCGCCGGACAGGGCCGCCCAGCGGAACGGGCCGACGCCGCGGCAAAAGAGCGGGCGGATATAGGCCGGAACGAAGCCCGGGAAGGCAAAGGCGTTTTCGAGGCCTTCTTCCTTGGCCATCTGGCGGATGTTGTTGCCGTAGTCGAAGGTCGGGATGCCCATGTCCTGAAAGGCGATCATCGCTTCGACGTGGTCGCGCATCGAGGCGCGCGCGGCCTTTTCGACGGCCTTCGGATCGCTGACGCGCTTCTCCTTCCACTGGCCCATGGTCCAGCCCTTCGGCAGGTAACCGTTGACCGGGTCGTGCGCCGAGGTCTGGTCGGTGACCATGTCGGGACGGATGCCGCGGCGGACCATCTCCGGCAGGATTTCGGCGGTGTTGCCGAGCAGGCCGACGGACTTGGCTTCGCCGTTCTTCGTCCAGCGGGCGATCATCTCCATCGCTTCGTCCAGCGTCTCGGCCTTTTCGTCGAGGTAGCGGGTGCGCAGGCGGAAATCGATCGAGTCCGGGTTGCATTCGACGGCCAGGCACGAAGCGCCTGCCATGACGGCGGCGAGCGGCTGGGCGCCACCCATGCCGCCGAGGCCGCCGGTCAGCACCCACTTGCCCTTAAGGTTGTCGCCATAGTGCTGACGGCCGGCTTCAACGAAGGTTTCGTAAGTGCCCTGAACGATGCCTTGCGTGCCGATATAGATCCACGAGCCGGCCGTCATCTGGCCGTACATGGCGAGACCCTTCTTATCCAGCTCGTTGAAGTGATCCCAGGTCGCCCAGTGCGGCACGAGGTTGGAGTTGGCGATGAGAACGCGGGGCGCATCCTTGTGGGTGCGGAACACGCCGACCGGCTTGCCCGACTGCACCATCAAGGTTTCGTCGTCGTTGAGGTCCTTTAGCGTCTCTACGATCTTGTCGAAATCGGCCCACGTGCGGGCGGCACGACCGATGCCGCCGTAGACGACCAGCTCGTGCGGGTTTTCCGCGACGTTCGGGTCCAGATTGTTCATCAGCATGCGAAGCGGCGCTTCGGTCAGCCAGCTCTTGGCATTGAGCGTGGTGCCCTGAGGGGCGCGCACGTCGCGAATATTGTGGCGCGGATTGTTGATGGTCATGCCTCGCTCCCTGTCAGTGTCTTGAGGTCAAATGCGATGGTTTCGATGCGGTTCAGGATCGCACCCAGCGGCTTTCGCAACAGGGCGGATCGTGTGGCGTCGAGCGCGAAAGGCGGCTCTTCAGCGGCGAGATGGGTCGATTGCGCGAGCTCCATCTGGATGGCATGCACGCCGGTTTCCGGGCGGCCATAGTGGCGGGTGGTCCAGCCGCCCTTGAAGCGGCCGTTGAGAATGCTGCTGTAACCTTCCGCAGCGGCAGCGATTGCGGCCGTCGCCTTCTCGATGTCAGGCGCGCAGGTCTTGCCCATGTCGGTGCCGATGTTGAGATCCGGCAGCTTGCCTTCGAACAGGAACGGAATGCGCGAGCGGATCGAGTGGCAGTCATAAAGCACGACCACGCCATGGATCGCCTTGACCCGCTCGATCTCGGCGGCAAGGGCCGCGTGATAGGGCGCATGGAATGACCGGAGCCGTTCGGCGATATCCGCTTCAGTCGGTGCCTCTCCGTCCTTCCAGATCGGCTTGCCGTCGAAGT
It contains:
- a CDS encoding MFS transporter, which gives rise to MTSTILSAMRNPAMRISMLAIFLFGFAGAATSPYQSVVGINELGLSDAVYSLLILLASTVNVIVSVSIGILADRVGNYRLLMSTAIFFGVVGYGIVYVLPHQMSFVVSVLLLLPIYGAVYTLLFANVRSIARRMSGHDAASLTTGARAAISVSWVLVPGLVGFALAGGDSMLPAYLLACLGCLANLLIVYFKLPNESGADASLGKRFSYWTSFREILAPGIFLRVIAVAIITSSLHVNAAVLPLIMTDEIGGSVTDIGIIVGIVAFLEVVFIFVWARIQLSLVPFKALALGTAIYIGYMVLLGFSTATWQIYALTLISAFGAAALITIPISYLQDLIADRPGLGSSLLAVNLFLSGGLCAGLFALGTRISDYSGTALLGGAAGLAGLVLLLALDGDKTGKKTFRRS
- the hutG gene encoding N-formylglutamate deformylase, translated to MAVVEVRQGNSPVILGFPHTGTDVPAAIWDRLNDNGRILADTDWHIHQLYDGLLPEVTVVRATFHRYVIDANRDPEGVSLYPGQNTTGLIPETDFDGKPIWKDGEAPTEADIAERLRSFHAPYHAALAAEIERVKAIHGVVVLYDCHSIRSRIPFLFEGKLPDLNIGTDMGKTCAPDIEKATAAIAAAAEGYSSILNGRFKGGWTTRHYGRPETGVHAIQMELAQSTHLAAEEPPFALDATRSALLRKPLGAILNRIETIAFDLKTLTGSEA
- the hutU gene encoding urocanate hydratase; amino-acid sequence: MNNPRHNIRDVRAPQGTTLNAKSWLTEAPLRMLMNNLDPNVAENPHELVVYGGIGRAARTWADFDKIVETLKDLNDDETLMVQSGKPVGVFRTHKDAPRVLIANSNLVPHWATWDHFNELDKKGLAMYGQMTAGSWIYIGTQGIVQGTYETFVEAGRQHYGDNLKGKWVLTGGLGGMGGAQPLAAVMAGASCLAVECNPDSIDFRLRTRYLDEKAETLDEAMEMIARWTKNGEAKSVGLLGNTAEILPEMVRRGIRPDMVTDQTSAHDPVNGYLPKGWTMGQWKEKRVSDPKAVEKAARASMRDHVEAMIAFQDMGIPTFDYGNNIRQMAKEEGLENAFAFPGFVPAYIRPLFCRGVGPFRWAALSGDPEDIYKTDAKVKELLPDNKHLHNWLDMARERIAFQGLPARICWVGLGDRHRLGLAFNEMVKNGELKAPVVIGRDHLDSGSVASPNRETEAMKDGSDAVSDWPLLNALLNTASGATWVSLHHGGGVGMGFSQHSGVVICADGTDDAAKRLERVLWNDPATGVMRHADAGYDIALDCAKEKGLRLPGILGN